The Metabacillus schmidteae nucleotide sequence TAAGTATGCGAAAACATCTATTAGAAATAAAATAATTTCTTGAAAGTTTTCACACATTTGGTATGATAATACTAAATAACAAATGAATATTGGCAAATAACCGCTAGGGGAGCCCTATACAATGGGCTGAGATTAAAGTGATTCTTTAAGACCCTTATAACCTGATCTGGTTCATACCAGCGTAGGGAAGTGGATTACAGCATAATACATATATGTATGTAAAACCACTTTTCTATCGAAAAGTGGTTTTTTTATTTGCTATAAAGAACAAGGTGATTGTAATGGAATTTCATGTCATAACAGACGGAAAGCAAACCATCGCTGAACTGATAAAGCGATTGTCTATTATTCACAATGAAGTAGACTATATCCATATACGTGAAAAAACAAAATCAGCTTCAGACATAATGTTGCTTGTATCTGAATTAGTGGCAAAAGGTGTACAAAAGGAAAAGCTCGTCATAAATGATCGAATGGATGTTGCTATATTACAAAACATACCTAATCTCCATTTACCAAGCCATAGTTTTTCGATTCAGGAAGTAAAAAAATACAGGCCCGCATTTAGAATCGGACGATCTATTCATTCATTAGAAGAAGCGATTCAATGTGAAAAAGAGGGCGCAGATTATCTATTATATGGACATATTTTCGAGACAACGTGTAAGGTTGACCTTTTACCAAGAGGTGTTGAGCAGTTAAAGATAATCTGTGAAAACGTCAAGGTCCCGGTTATAGCAATAGGGGGAATTACTCCAGTGACAATTGATCAGCTAAAAGGAACAAATGTTTATGGAGTAGCGGTTATGTCTTATATCATGCAGAACAAAGACCCAAAGCAGGCGTTAATAAAATTAAAAGAAAAGAGTAATAGAGGAGAGATACAATGAGCAAACACTATGATGTAGGAATTGTTGGTGGCGGAATCATTGGTCAATCGATTGCCTACCAATTAGCAAAAGAAGGTGTCTCTGTCCTTGTATTGGAACGTGATAAAGGAGGATCTGGCGCGACAAGTGCGGCAGCGGGAATGCTTGGGGCTAATTCTGAACTCGAACAGAATGATGCGTTTTTCCAATTTGCAAAGGAAAGTCAACGACAATACCATCATTTACAAGACGAACTTTTAGATTTATCACAGATTCATATTCAACTAGTTGATAAAGGCATGTATAAAGTTGCTAAAACGTTAGAAGAAGTAATGTCATTAAAACAAGCCGTTCATCACCATGAGTCACTTGAATGGCACACAAAAGAAACAGTTTTAATAAATGAACCTTATGTATCAAATGAAATTGAAGGAGCACTACATATTCCAGAGGATGGGCATGTTTCACCAATCCATGTTTGTAAGGCATTTACAAAATCAGCTAGTTTACTAGGTGCAACATTTATCGAGAATGCTCCTGTTCATTCCATCCAAAAAACATCAGTAAATGATTATGTTCTTTGCACACCACAAGGAGATTTTACTTGTAATAAAGTGGTCGTAGCGAATGGTGTTTGGAGCGGCTATTTCTTTAAACAGTTGGGATTACCAAATGGTATGAAACCAGTAAAAGGTGAATGCTTGGCAGTGAAAAGTAATACACTGCATTTGGAAAAGACGATTTTTTATGATCATTGCTATATTGTTCCTAAAGGTGATGGAAGGTTTGTTATTGGTGCAACAATGGTGGAGGATGATTGGAGTACAACACCTTCTTTAGGTGGGATTCAAGCTTTAATTGAGAAGATCACCCCGTTAATGCCAAGTATATCTTCAGCACAGCTAGTAAGTACCTGGGCTGGATTAAGACCACAGTCAGAAGATGGAAAACCATATATTGGCCTGCATCCTGAAGATGATAACATCCTGTTCGCAACAGGACATTACCGAAATGGGATTCTGCTTGCCCCTCAAACAGGGACAATGATTAGAGACTTTATTTTAAAGAGAAAGATAGATGAAAATTATGTCAGGGCTTTCTCCATAACAAGAAATTTAACACAATCTGTGAGGTGATATGATGAGTATAAAACTAAATGGAGAATTCGTTAATTTAAAGGAAGATGTTAAGACAGTTCAGCAGTTATTAGCTTTTTACGAGTTAGAAAATCGTTTAGTCATCGTGGAACATAATCGCGAAATTATCTTAAAAGATCAATATGATTCAACAACCATTCAGCATGGTGATGAAATTGAATTAGTTCATTTTGTAGGAGGAGGATGATTGTTATGTTAAAAATTGCAGATAAAGTATTTCAATCAAGATTATTATTAGGGACAGGAAAATATCCATCATTCGATATCCAAAAGGAGGCAGTCGCTCAGTCAGAAGCAGAGATTTTAACATTTGCCGTTCGTCGAATGAATATTTTTGAAGAATCACAGCCTAATTTTCTGGAGCAGTTAGATGTATCAAAATATACACTATTACCAAATACGGCAGGAGCAAAAACAGCTGAGGAAGCTGTGAGAATTGCGAAGCTTGCAAAAGCATCAGGACTATGTGACATGATTAAAGTAGAAGTGATCGGTTGTGACCGTTCATTACTTCCCGATCCTGTTGAGACATTAAAGGCTAGTGAAATGCTGCTTGAGGAAGGATTTATTGTTTTACCTTATACGTCAGATGATGTTGTGCTGGCAAGAAGATTAGAAGAATTAGGTGTTCATGCTATTATGCCTGGTGCTTCACCAATAGGTTCTGGTCAGGGATTATTAAATCCTCTTAATCTATCATTTATTATTGAGCAATCAAAGGTTCCTGTTATCATTGATGCCGGAATTGGCTCTCCTGCAGATGCTGCATTGGCAATGGAACTCGGTGCAGATGGAGTCCTTTTAAATACAGCTGTTTCTGCTGCAAAAGATCCTGTGAAAATGGCTGTTGCAATGAAGCTGGCTATTGAAGCTGGCAGATTAGGGTATGAAGCTGGTAGAATAGCTAAAAAAGACTATGCTATCGCAAGTAGTCCAACAGAAGGAATGATTACGACTTAATGGAACGCTATTCTAGACAAATATTATTCTCTCCGATCGGAGAAAAAGGTCAGGAGCAAATACGAAAGAAACATATTTTAGTTGTTGGTGCAGGTGCATTAGGTACTGCAAACGCGGAGATGATAGCTCGGGCCGGGATTGGCAAACTAACAATTGTTGATCGTGATTATGTAGAATGGAGCAATTTGCAGCGTCAACAGCTTTATATAGAGGATGATGCACAGAAACGCATTCCTAAAGCTGTTGCGGCAAAGCTTCATCTTAAAAAAATAAATTCAGAAGTGGAAGTACATTCATTTGTTGAGGATGTAACATCTGCCAATATTGAAGAATTTGCTGAGCATGTGGATTTAATCATAGATGCCACTGATAATTTTGAAACAAGATTATTGATTAATGACGTTGCATTAAAACATGAAATTCCATGGATTTATGGTGGTGTTGTTGGAAGTTATGGTTTATCTTTTACGATTATTCCACATGAAACACCTTGTTTGCACTGTTTATTAAAACATATTCCATTTGATGGGATGACATGTGATACTGTCGGAGTTATTTCTCCAATTGTCAGCATGGTTGCTTCCCACCAAACAACAGAAGCGTTAAAGCTTCTTGTGGGAGATGAAGAAAATAGACGTGGAAAGCTTGTATCCTTTGATTTATGGAAAAACCAATATTCGTCAATCAACATGGATCGTTTAAAAAATAATGCGTGCCCGACATGCGGAACAAATCCGGTATATCCTTACCTTACAGCTGAAATGGAAACAAAGGCTGCGGTTCTTTGTGGAAGAGATACTGTGCAAATTAGACCAAGTGAAACAAAGCAATTTTCATTTGAACAAGTTGGTCAACGTGTGAAGCCTCTTGCAGATGCATTTTTAGAAAATCCATTCTTAATGTCATTTACATTTGGTGAGCATAGAATCGTCTTGTTTAAAGATGGCCGCGCCTTAATTCATGGTACAAAGGATATAGCTGAAGCGAAGAAGATTTACCACCGCTATGTTGGATAGTAGGGAGAGGTAGAAACATGACAGTGTCTCGAGCGCTTACAATTGCCGGATCTGATTCTGGAGGAGGAGCAGGAATTCAGGCAGATCTAAAAACCTTTCAGGAGCTTGGTGTATTTGGTATGTCAGCGATTACGGCTGTGACAGCCCAAAATACATTAGGAGTTCAAGGTGTATATCCGCTCAGCTTAGATGCGTTAAAAGCCCAGATTGATTCTGTTGCTATTGATTTGGAGCCGGGCGCTTTAAAAACAGGAATGCTTTTTAATGCAGATATGATTCAGTTAGTTTCAGAGCGCATTCAGTATTATGGTTGGAAGAATGTTGTGGTCGATCCGGTTATGATCGCAAAAGGTGGACAGTCACTTTTGGAAAAGGAAGCGGTTAGTGCTCTGTTGACAGCTTTAGTACCTTTGGCAAAAGTGATTACACCGAATATCCCTGAAGCAGAAGTTCTAACAGGAATGAGCATTCAAACACTTGAGCATAAAAAAGAAGCTGCTAAAAAGCTTTTCGATCTTGGCGCTAAATTTGTCATGATCAAGGGTGGCCATGATTTTACAGGAGAAGTCGTGATTGATCTTTTATATGATGGAACCAGCTTTGAATCATTTGAAGGTATACGAAGAGAGACACGGCATACTCATGGGACCGGATGTACATTTGCAGCAGCGATTACAGCGGAATTAAGCAAAGGAAAAACGGTGCCCCAAGCAGTAGAAACTGCCAAGAAATTTATACAGGCAGCAATCGATGACCAACTGGGAATTGGTGGAGGTCATGGTCCGACAAACCATTGGGCATATCGAAAAAACAATCTTATATTTAGTTCAAAATAAAAATAGGACTGACTCCTAAATTAGGCGAGGCAATCTAAGTATAGTTGCCAGTGTATGTGAGGGGTCAGTTTTTTTATACGCTAAGAATGATTAACTGTATTAAAGGAATAAAGTATAAGAAAAGACATCGACTTCCGCCATTCTTGGCGGTAAGTCGTGTTTTTCTAATAGGAGTGACATAATCGTGAATGTGTCTAAATCATTAAAACTATATTTTGTCATGGGATCGGCAAATTGTCGTATGTTTGATCCGGAAAAGACACTGGCTGAAGCAATTAAAGGAGGAATTACATTATTTCAATTTAGGGAAAAAGGAAATAAGGCTTTAAAAGGAAATGACTGTTTGTATTTAGGACAAAAATTAAGACACCTATGTGAGAAGAATAAGATTCCGTTTATTGTCAATGATGATATTGAGATGGCCCTTGAACTTCATGCAGACGGGGTACATATTGGCCAAGACGATGGTGATCCATATTTAACAAGGAAACAAATTGGCCAGAATATGTGGCTGGGAATATCTACACATTCTGTAGAAGAAGCACAACAGGCAGTTAAAGACGGAGCAGACTATATTGGTGTAGGGCCGATGTTTCCCACCAACACTAAAAAGGATGCACATCAAGTGGTGGGCCCAGATTTAATTAAAAAAATTAGAAGTTCAGGCTTGGATCATATTCCAATTGTCGGGATAGGGGGAATTACCCTTGATCGTGCAAAACTTGTTTATCAGGCAGGAGCAAATGGTGTTGCTGTTATAAGTGCAATTAGTGGAGCTGATTCACCGAAACATGCTGCAGCAGCTTTTTATTCCTTAAAATGAAGCAATAGCACTTTTTCTAAATCAGTGTTATAATTATAACCAGGTACTAATAACATGTATTAATATAAGGAGGATCTACATGAACTTATCATTAAAAGGACGTAATATTGTCGTAATGGGAGTAGCCAATAAACGCAGTATTGCTTGGGGAATTGCGCGTTCTTTACATAATGCCGGAGCACGATTGATTTTTACATACGCTGGTGAGCGTCTTGAGAAATCTGTTCGTGATTTAGCTGAAACATTAGAAGGTAATGATTCACTTGTACTACCTTGTGATATCACAAGTGATGAAGAAATTAAAACTTGTTTTGGAGCAATTAAGGAACAAGTTGGTGTCATTCACGGAATTGCACATTGTATCGCATTTGCGAATAAAGAAGAGCTTCAAGGTGAATATTTAAACACAACTCGTGACGGATTCCTGCTTTCACAAAACATTAGCTCTTATTCTTTAACAGCTGTTGCTAAGGAAGCGAGAGGTCTTTTATCAGACGGCGGCAGCATTGTGACGTTAACATATCTTGGTGGAGAAAGAGTATTGCCTAACTACAACGTAATGGGTGTAGCAAAGGCTTCTTTAGAAGCTAGTGTAAGATACTTAGCAAGTGACCTTGGAAAAGATGGTATTCGTGTGAACTCGATTTCCGCTGGTCCAATTCGTACTCTTTCTGCGAAAGGTATTAGTGACTTTAACTCAATCTTAAAAGATATTGAAGAACGTTCTCCTCTTCGCCGTACAACAACTCCGGAAGAAGTTGGAGATACTGCATTATTCCTATTCAGTGATTTATCACGTGGAATGACTGGAGAAAATCTCCATGTTGACTCAGGATACCATATTTTAGCTTAAAATAAATGTAAGAAAAAGCGACTTAGTATGTAGTTAAGTCGCTTTTTCTGTTTGGAGTATGGAAAAATTGTCTTCAGTAATGTTGTTCCCGGACAACAGCTTTTTAGCTGGTTGGCGTTTTAATATGGTTCCATTTTGGACGAGAACAATTTCATCTGCGACATCAACAATGACCGATTTTCTTTTTCTATTTGGATTGGCTACTTCTATACATTCTCTTGCATACTCATTTATAGCAGGGAAGGTGGATCCCGGTTTTGCAATAAAAAAGCCCTGTCCGAACTCAATCCCTAAACTCATCACTCTTTTTAACTCAGCCTCTGTTTCAATTCCTTCAGCAATAATCTTACTGTTCATTTTCTTGGCAAACGTAACAAAAGCTTCTAATATATTTGATTTTACTTCATTAAAGTCAATCCCGCGAATTAAAGAGCGATCCACTTTAATGTAATCCGGCATTAATTCTGAAATGGATTGCAAGGAAGAATATCCGGCACCTGCATCATCTACAGCAATTTGAAAGCCTTGCTCCCGATAATGATTGAGCGCATTTCTAAATGCCTCAAAGTCATTGATTGCATTTCTTTCCGTTATTTCAAATACAACATTTTGCGGCTCAATTTCATATTGTTTTAGCAATGAAATTGTATGACCGGGATTGAATTGTCTGTCATAAATGACGCAAGCATTTAAATTAATGAAAAGTTTTTGGTTATGTAGATTGCCCTTACTTGCTTCAAATGTTTTTTCTCTTGCTATTTTTTCAAGTGAATATAACAGACCTTCCTTTTCTGCATAGGGGAATAAAGAATCGGGGCGATAAAATGGACTGTTAATGGGTCCGCGAGATAATGCTTCAAATCCAAAGATTGTGTTGCTATGATAATGGACAATTGGTTGGAAGTGGATGCTTAGAAGCTTATCGTGAAGAATTCGTTCCAATTCTATTTTTAATTCTGTCTCTTTGCCCGGAAAATAATGACGTGCATTGTTCATAAAAAATTCTCCTTTTTGTAAACATCAAAGGTGTTTAGAAAATATCTTTTTCTGCCTAATTCGACAATACCATTTGATTGTTAAGGGAAAGTTAATCCAATGTTAAATTTAGTTTTTATTAGAGAAATAGATTTTTCAGCTCTCAAAGAAAATAGGCACATTACCTAGTATTCCCGCATAACATGTGTGTGTAGACTTATGCTTTAGGAGGGAAAGAAAATGGCTAATAAGCAAAGTTACAAAATGAAACCCCTTATGTATATTGTTCAACCTGATTCAGATGGTGTTCATGTAAATATGCAATCGTATGTTGTGAAAAAAGCAAAAAGAAAAGTAGCGGAAAGCCCAAAGCAGGCAGAAAATATTGTGGAAACAGAAATTGAAGAAGTAGTAGATGCTAAATCCCAACCAGCTGTCAGGTCAGCTGTTGATGTAAGTACAGTTGTTGAGATTCAGGAAGAAGAGCAGGTGGAGCTAAAGGTAGAGGAAGAACCTACAGTTAAGCAATATCGAAAACAAAGAAAACCAATTACACAAATGAATATTCAAGAAAAAATTGAGTTTTTTAAACATTTGCCAAAGAATATGCCTAGAACACTATGTCAAATAAAAACAGTTGAAGAAACGTATCGCGGTGTCATTATGACAGAAGAAAATGAGATTGTAACAATCCGTTCGTTAACACATTCCAAGCCGTTAGACATACCGTTAAACCAAATTAAAGAAATTAATTTGTTAGGTTTTTAATGTACTTAAATAAAAAAAGTTAGGCACTTGGGTGTCTAACTTTTTTCGTTGCTTAATCAACAAGTAGACGAGGAGATAAGCATTGGATCGCACAGAAACAGCTTAAGTCAACCTCAACACAATTTCTTGTTTTTACTAGTTTTGTTACGTCACAAATTTTATGAGCTGCATGCACGTGGCAATCGAGTGGAAGTAGGAGTCTAAGTGTTGCACAGCAATGGTGAATATGTTCGACTCTGAAAAAGTTTGTTTCAAAGCATTCTCCGCCAACATGACCAAATGCTTTAAAAGGCTCGCCCTTTTCATTTAACAAGATAAAGGGTATCGTATCCCCAAGTGTTTTGACAGGATTAAGAAGGTTTGAATAACAGCTTGAACATTTTACATCCTCGGCAGCTTCCTGTTGCTTCAGTATGTTTTCTACCGCATCACATACACAGTTAAAGGCATTTTTATGTCCCATTTTGATATCCCTCCCACCAATAATTCTTATTAATAGTATAAGATTCAATTCGTAAATTGGTTCTAGGGAAAGGGTATATTTTTGGTGAATCATTCATTTCTAAAGGCTGTTTTCGCATGCTTTTGTTTTTTAACGCAGTAAAGATTCGTAATTAGTTCGTTCCAATGCGCTTCAGACAATCGCTTTCCTCTACTTCCCGCAGGAGTCGATTGTCTTCCGCTCCATTCCACTATAGAAGTATATAATTATTCATAAGCAACAAACTTAGCGAAAATAGCCTTTCTAAAAAAGAAAAGACTGCTGATTGTTCAGCAGTCTATGATCATCTTATTATTTGCGGTGGTGTTTTTTTCTTTCGTCTGCAACGCGGTCCACTAATTCTGGTGATAAGCATTGGATAGCACAGAAGCAATCTAAGTCTACTTCGATACAGAAGTCAGTTTTTTCTAGACCGAAGAAATCTTCGTCACAAGGATTACATACGCTTAGCGTATTACCATCAACGTCTACAGGACGTAATAATGATAATGTTGCACAGCAATCTTCAACAGCTTCTACACGGAAGAAGATTGTTTGGAAGCAAGCCATGTCTCCAGTGAATCCACCAACATTACCGAATGCTTTGAAGAGTTCACCTTTTTTTCCGTAAAGGATGAAAGGAATTGTGTCTCTTTGCGGACCAGCCACAGGGCCTAATAAATTACTGAAGCAGCTAGTTGGGCATGTAATTTCTTCTACTGCTTCTTGTTCAGCTAAAATTTGTTCAACAGCTTCGCATACGCAATTATTGTCTCTATCTCTTTTATCTTTGCAACCCATTGAATAGTCATCTCCTTAAATGATTTATTGACTTTAGTCCTTAACAGACTATGTGGGAAATGACTAGTTGGTGTGGGTTATCGTCTATATTGTATGCATTCATCTAGAAAGTTTTTAGGTGAATGTATTAAAAATAGGGGTGAAACTTGTCTTTTTAAAAACAAGTTTCTGTATACTATGCTGTTAAAGTAATAAGTGTTGTGCTGGTTGATTGCAGCTCTGGGATGCTCGCTTTCCGTGGAGCGTGCAGTGAGCTCCTCGTCGTTTGGAGTGGCTTCAGCCAATAGAACGAACTAAATTCCACCTTTAACACTACATAAAAAACAACACATTATGTGAAAATAGCCAAAGAAAAAAAGCAGGACTATGCCTGCTTCTTGTCATTAGAAAATGTCGATGTTGACTACTAATGCGATTAAGATTTGAAGAAGTACTTGAAGTGAGATTGCAACGTCAGTGTCAGTAGTTGTTACTTTTACATCTTTAGAATTTTCAATGACTAGTTTTTGTTTGTTAACTTGTTTCATGTCAGCTTCTTGTAATAATTGTTGAGTTACTTGTTCTGCGCGAGCGCTGTCAGCGATTGTCAAGTTGATTACAAGTGCAATTGCCACTTGAAGTGCTACTTGAAGGGAAACAGCTACTTGAGTATCAGTTGATTTGATATCAATGTCACAAGAATCTTTTACGATGATTGTTTCAGAAGAAAATTGCTCTGTTTCACTAACTTGATTAGCTACTTGTGATACTTGAGCATCGTCACCAAAGAAGTTGCCAACGTTTGCTCCAGCCACCTCGTTGTTGTTGTTGTTGTGATGATGACAATCACAGTGTGTTGGATGACAAGAATTTCTGTCTAATGCTACCCACTCATATGGTTTTGCTTGCATGTTTTATTTCCTCCTTTCGATGTACTATTATTAAATGTCAGGATTTTTTTTTTGTATAAGACAAACATCCTGGTGTTTTTACCCATTTTTAGTTTATTTGTCTTTCTTTTTATTTTTTAACATGTCACGTAGTGTCATGTTTTTTGGAGTTTCCGCAACTTTTTCAGGTTCTTCTTTTTTTGCTTGAGCTCCTTTAACAAATTCATTCACTTGTGCTTGAAGATCAGCTACAACCTTTTTAAGTTGTTCCTTTTGATCGTCGGTTAACTTCTTTTTATTTTCATCTGAAATGTTGTTTTTGCTTAAAACATCCTGCACGAATAATTGCATCATTGTTTGGGAGATGTCTTGAAGATTTAATTTCTCATTTGACAATGTTGTTCACCTCCATAAATGGATAGGGGAATTAGCGCATAGCTAACCCTTCCCCATATATATTTTTGGCCATTTTATAGGATATCAATTGATACTAACAATGCTAGTAAAATTTGAATTAGAACCTGGAGAGAAATGGCTACATCTGTATCAGTTGTCGTAATTTTAACGTCACGGGAGTTCTCGATAATGACTTTTTGTTTATTTGCTTGCCTAATGACAGAGTTTTGTAACAAATCCTGAGTTACTTGTTCAGCACGAGCACTGTCAGCAATTGTTAGGTTAATTACTAATGCAATCGCTACTTGAATTGCTGCTTGTAATGAAACAGCAACTTGTGTGTCTGTTGATTTAATATCAATGTTGCAAGAATCTTTAATGTGGATAAATTCTTCTGAAACTTGAACTGTTTCATTTGTTTGTACAGCATCTTGTGTTGTGTTTGATTTCTCATGTTTACATTTGCAATCATCTAGCGCAGACCATCTAGTTGACATCCAAATTCACTCCTTTCACGATAAGAGGTAAAAAGGGAACACAATGATGAACCGTTACGATGGGACGTTTGGGGAGAAAGAAATCGTGAGGTATGCCGTGTTCCCTTTTACTTGTATATAATGCAGATTCACTAGGTTTTGAATGAGGCAAACATACAGGTTTGCACCCATTTTTCTTATAAATGCTGATGGACAAATGATTATTTTAGGGATATACCTACAATAAAATAATTAACTCGTCCAAGTTCATAAAACGAAAATCCTTTCATAATGTATAGAAGATTATGATTAGAAAGGTGGGAGGGGATGGT carries:
- a CDS encoding thiamine phosphate synthase, which gives rise to MEFHVITDGKQTIAELIKRLSIIHNEVDYIHIREKTKSASDIMLLVSELVAKGVQKEKLVINDRMDVAILQNIPNLHLPSHSFSIQEVKKYRPAFRIGRSIHSLEEAIQCEKEGADYLLYGHIFETTCKVDLLPRGVEQLKIICENVKVPVIAIGGITPVTIDQLKGTNVYGVAVMSYIMQNKDPKQALIKLKEKSNRGEIQ
- a CDS encoding CotY/CotZ family spore coat protein, translating into MGHKNAFNCVCDAVENILKQQEAAEDVKCSSCYSNLLNPVKTLGDTIPFILLNEKGEPFKAFGHVGGECFETNFFRVEHIHHCCATLRLLLPLDCHVHAAHKICDVTKLVKTRNCVEVDLSCFCAIQCLSPRLLVD
- the thiO gene encoding glycine oxidase ThiO — encoded protein: MSKHYDVGIVGGGIIGQSIAYQLAKEGVSVLVLERDKGGSGATSAAAGMLGANSELEQNDAFFQFAKESQRQYHHLQDELLDLSQIHIQLVDKGMYKVAKTLEEVMSLKQAVHHHESLEWHTKETVLINEPYVSNEIEGALHIPEDGHVSPIHVCKAFTKSASLLGATFIENAPVHSIQKTSVNDYVLCTPQGDFTCNKVVVANGVWSGYFFKQLGLPNGMKPVKGECLAVKSNTLHLEKTIFYDHCYIVPKGDGRFVIGATMVEDDWSTTPSLGGIQALIEKITPLMPSISSAQLVSTWAGLRPQSEDGKPYIGLHPEDDNILFATGHYRNGILLAPQTGTMIRDFILKRKIDENYVRAFSITRNLTQSVR
- the fabI gene encoding enoyl-ACP reductase FabI encodes the protein MNLSLKGRNIVVMGVANKRSIAWGIARSLHNAGARLIFTYAGERLEKSVRDLAETLEGNDSLVLPCDITSDEEIKTCFGAIKEQVGVIHGIAHCIAFANKEELQGEYLNTTRDGFLLSQNISSYSLTAVAKEARGLLSDGGSIVTLTYLGGERVLPNYNVMGVAKASLEASVRYLASDLGKDGIRVNSISAGPIRTLSAKGISDFNSILKDIEERSPLRRTTTPEEVGDTALFLFSDLSRGMTGENLHVDSGYHILA
- a CDS encoding CotO family spore coat protein; protein product: MANKQSYKMKPLMYIVQPDSDGVHVNMQSYVVKKAKRKVAESPKQAENIVETEIEEVVDAKSQPAVRSAVDVSTVVEIQEEEQVELKVEEEPTVKQYRKQRKPITQMNIQEKIEFFKHLPKNMPRTLCQIKTVEETYRGVIMTEENEIVTIRSLTHSKPLDIPLNQIKEINLLGF
- a CDS encoding EAL domain-containing protein; this translates as MNNARHYFPGKETELKIELERILHDKLLSIHFQPIVHYHSNTIFGFEALSRGPINSPFYRPDSLFPYAEKEGLLYSLEKIAREKTFEASKGNLHNQKLFINLNACVIYDRQFNPGHTISLLKQYEIEPQNVVFEITERNAINDFEAFRNALNHYREQGFQIAVDDAGAGYSSLQSISELMPDYIKVDRSLIRGIDFNEVKSNILEAFVTFAKKMNSKIIAEGIETEAELKRVMSLGIEFGQGFFIAKPGSTFPAINEYARECIEVANPNRKRKSVIVDVADEIVLVQNGTILKRQPAKKLLSGNNITEDNFSILQTEKAT
- the thiD gene encoding bifunctional hydroxymethylpyrimidine kinase/phosphomethylpyrimidine kinase, giving the protein MTVSRALTIAGSDSGGGAGIQADLKTFQELGVFGMSAITAVTAQNTLGVQGVYPLSLDALKAQIDSVAIDLEPGALKTGMLFNADMIQLVSERIQYYGWKNVVVDPVMIAKGGQSLLEKEAVSALLTALVPLAKVITPNIPEAEVLTGMSIQTLEHKKEAAKKLFDLGAKFVMIKGGHDFTGEVVIDLLYDGTSFESFEGIRRETRHTHGTGCTFAAAITAELSKGKTVPQAVETAKKFIQAAIDDQLGIGGGHGPTNHWAYRKNNLIFSSK
- a CDS encoding spore coat protein, coding for MQAKPYEWVALDRNSCHPTHCDCHHHNNNNNEVAGANVGNFFGDDAQVSQVANQVSETEQFSSETIIVKDSCDIDIKSTDTQVAVSLQVALQVAIALVINLTIADSARAEQVTQQLLQEADMKQVNKQKLVIENSKDVKVTTTDTDVAISLQVLLQILIALVVNIDIF
- a CDS encoding CotY/CotZ family spore coat protein codes for the protein MGCKDKRDRDNNCVCEAVEQILAEQEAVEEITCPTSCFSNLLGPVAGPQRDTIPFILYGKKGELFKAFGNVGGFTGDMACFQTIFFRVEAVEDCCATLSLLRPVDVDGNTLSVCNPCDEDFFGLEKTDFCIEVDLDCFCAIQCLSPELVDRVADERKKHHRK
- a CDS encoding thiazole synthase, which encodes MLKIADKVFQSRLLLGTGKYPSFDIQKEAVAQSEAEILTFAVRRMNIFEESQPNFLEQLDVSKYTLLPNTAGAKTAEEAVRIAKLAKASGLCDMIKVEVIGCDRSLLPDPVETLKASEMLLEEGFIVLPYTSDDVVLARRLEELGVHAIMPGASPIGSGQGLLNPLNLSFIIEQSKVPVIIDAGIGSPADAALAMELGADGVLLNTAVSAAKDPVKMAVAMKLAIEAGRLGYEAGRIAKKDYAIASSPTEGMITT
- the thiS gene encoding sulfur carrier protein ThiS; the protein is MSIKLNGEFVNLKEDVKTVQQLLAFYELENRLVIVEHNREIILKDQYDSTTIQHGDEIELVHFVGGG
- the thiE gene encoding thiamine phosphate synthase, yielding MVNVSKSLKLYFVMGSANCRMFDPEKTLAEAIKGGITLFQFREKGNKALKGNDCLYLGQKLRHLCEKNKIPFIVNDDIEMALELHADGVHIGQDDGDPYLTRKQIGQNMWLGISTHSVEEAQQAVKDGADYIGVGPMFPTNTKKDAHQVVGPDLIKKIRSSGLDHIPIVGIGGITLDRAKLVYQAGANGVAVISAISGADSPKHAAAAFYSLK
- a CDS encoding thiazole biosynthesis adenylyltransferase ThiF; translation: MERYSRQILFSPIGEKGQEQIRKKHILVVGAGALGTANAEMIARAGIGKLTIVDRDYVEWSNLQRQQLYIEDDAQKRIPKAVAAKLHLKKINSEVEVHSFVEDVTSANIEEFAEHVDLIIDATDNFETRLLINDVALKHEIPWIYGGVVGSYGLSFTIIPHETPCLHCLLKHIPFDGMTCDTVGVISPIVSMVASHQTTEALKLLVGDEENRRGKLVSFDLWKNQYSSINMDRLKNNACPTCGTNPVYPYLTAEMETKAAVLCGRDTVQIRPSETKQFSFEQVGQRVKPLADAFLENPFLMSFTFGEHRIVLFKDGRALIHGTKDIAEAKKIYHRYVG
- a CDS encoding spore coat protein, which produces MSTRWSALDDCKCKHEKSNTTQDAVQTNETVQVSEEFIHIKDSCNIDIKSTDTQVAVSLQAAIQVAIALVINLTIADSARAEQVTQDLLQNSVIRQANKQKVIIENSRDVKITTTDTDVAISLQVLIQILLALLVSIDIL